Proteins encoded by one window of Halobaculum halobium:
- a CDS encoding 3-keto-5-aminohexanoate cleavage protein — translation MTYEEYLDGKPVVVTAALTGGIQGKEAHPGLPETPAEIAEAAADAEAAGAAVVHLHARQDNGERAFSTERFQAVTDAVRDATEDVVIQHSTGGTAAPDALRAEPLRTDPAPEMASLDMGPMNRGRRLTSENTRDTIDGLHAEMRERGITPELEVFNNGHLNEAFRILDDLDDPPYLNLIFGPGTLAPPSPANLQRMVDQLPERAEFNVIGFGPHQLPLTTQSMILGGHVRVGLEDNSYLRKGELATNEALVERAARIAAELGRPVASPAEARELLGVESRR, via the coding sequence ATGACGTACGAGGAGTACCTCGACGGCAAGCCCGTCGTCGTCACCGCCGCGCTGACGGGCGGGATTCAGGGAAAAGAGGCGCATCCCGGTCTGCCCGAGACGCCCGCGGAGATCGCCGAGGCGGCGGCCGACGCGGAGGCCGCGGGCGCGGCAGTGGTCCACCTGCACGCCCGCCAAGACAACGGCGAACGCGCGTTCTCGACCGAGCGGTTTCAGGCGGTGACCGACGCCGTGCGCGACGCGACCGAGGATGTCGTGATCCAGCACTCGACCGGCGGCACCGCCGCGCCCGACGCGCTCCGAGCGGAGCCGCTGCGGACCGACCCGGCCCCGGAGATGGCGAGCCTCGACATGGGGCCGATGAACCGCGGGCGCCGCCTGACGAGCGAGAACACCCGTGACACGATCGACGGCCTGCACGCCGAGATGCGCGAGCGGGGGATCACGCCGGAACTGGAGGTGTTCAACAACGGGCACCTCAACGAGGCGTTCCGGATCCTCGACGACCTCGACGACCCGCCGTACCTCAATCTGATCTTCGGTCCCGGAACCCTCGCGCCGCCGTCGCCCGCGAACCTCCAGCGAATGGTCGACCAGCTGCCCGAGCGCGCGGAGTTCAACGTCATCGGCTTCGGCCCGCATCAGCTTCCGCTGACCACTCAGTCGATGATCCTGGGAGGCCACGTTCGGGTCGGTCTCGAGGACAACAGCTATCTCCGGAAGGGGGAATTGGCGACGAACGAGGCGCTCGTCGAGCGAGCGGCCCGGATTGCGGCGGAGCTCGGCCGACCGGTCGCG
- a CDS encoding dehydratase, whose protein sequence is MDLDDLPSPGTTLRHERTFTVEEVQAFADLSEDRGEHHERPDDDGRLLVHGLLTATMPTKIGGDLDVLARTMEFDFHRPVYTDQRIVCEVTLDTVDRADDTDDEADSAEVEADVVCHRDGGEIVLTGGFEGVVLG, encoded by the coding sequence ATGGATCTCGACGACCTCCCCTCACCGGGGACGACGCTGCGCCACGAGCGGACGTTCACCGTCGAGGAGGTGCAGGCGTTCGCCGACCTCTCGGAGGACCGCGGCGAGCACCACGAGCGGCCCGACGACGACGGGCGCCTGCTCGTTCACGGCCTGCTGACGGCGACGATGCCGACGAAGATCGGCGGCGACCTCGACGTGCTCGCGCGGACGATGGAGTTCGACTTCCACCGGCCCGTCTACACCGACCAACGGATCGTCTGTGAGGTCACCCTCGACACCGTCGACCGCGCCGACGACACCGACGACGAGGCCGACAGCGCGGAGGTCGAAGCGGACGTCGTCTGTCACCGCGACGGCGGCGAGATCGTGCTCACCGGCGGATTCGAAGGCGTCGTCCTGGGGTAG
- a CDS encoding amidohydrolase family protein translates to MSRDTGRAGADGPAAGAATYEGTILVGRDFEAVEGRVVVEGGTIAAIEEASVASDDILCPAFVNAHTHIGDSVAKEAGRGLDLDELVAPPDGLKHRILRSTNTEEKIAAMRRSLRYMHATGTTAHVEFREGGVAGVEAIEAAVDGLPIDSVVLGRETADAMEHPFAAGFGASGARDDDFAAERNATRRAGKLFGIHAGERDSLDVAAAMDLDPDHIVHMVHPDETHLDRLADAEWPIVVCPRSNLVTGVGVPPLRDLLDRTTVALGTDNVMLNSPSMFREMEFATKLTDASAVEVLRMATVNGAEIAGLDCGVIAEGRPARLLVLDGDTDNLSGVRDPVRAVVRRAGEGDVKAVVP, encoded by the coding sequence ATGAGCCGCGATACCGGACGGGCTGGCGCCGACGGTCCCGCAGCCGGCGCCGCCACCTACGAGGGAACGATCCTCGTCGGTCGCGACTTCGAGGCCGTCGAGGGTCGGGTCGTCGTCGAGGGGGGAACGATCGCGGCTATCGAGGAGGCATCCGTCGCGAGCGACGACATCCTCTGCCCGGCGTTCGTGAACGCCCACACCCACATCGGGGACTCGGTGGCGAAAGAAGCCGGGCGCGGGCTGGACCTCGACGAGCTCGTGGCGCCGCCGGACGGACTCAAACACCGCATCCTCCGGAGCACGAACACCGAGGAGAAGATCGCCGCGATGCGCCGCTCGCTGCGGTACATGCACGCGACCGGGACGACCGCCCACGTCGAGTTCCGCGAGGGCGGCGTCGCCGGCGTCGAGGCGATCGAGGCCGCCGTCGACGGGCTCCCGATCGACTCGGTCGTGCTCGGCCGCGAAACCGCCGACGCGATGGAGCACCCGTTCGCCGCCGGCTTCGGCGCCAGCGGCGCCCGCGACGACGACTTCGCCGCCGAGCGCAACGCGACCCGCCGCGCGGGAAAGCTGTTCGGCATCCACGCCGGCGAGCGCGACTCGCTGGACGTGGCAGCGGCGATGGACCTCGATCCGGACCACATCGTCCACATGGTCCACCCGGACGAGACGCACCTCGACCGGCTCGCGGACGCCGAGTGGCCGATCGTCGTCTGCCCGCGCTCGAACCTCGTCACCGGCGTCGGCGTCCCGCCGCTGCGCGACCTGCTCGACCGGACGACCGTCGCGCTCGGCACCGACAACGTGATGCTCAACAGCCCCTCGATGTTCCGCGAGATGGAGTTCGCGACGAAGCTCACCGACGCCTCCGCAGTCGAGGTGTTGCGGATGGCGACGGTCAACGGCGCCGAGATCGCCGGGCTGGACTGCGGGGTGATCGCGGAGGGGCGACCCGCGCGTCTGCTCGTCCTCGACGGCGACACGGACAATCTCAGCGGCGTGCGCGACCCCGTCCGCGCGGTCGTCCGGCGGGCGGGCGAGGGCGACGTGAAGGCGGTCGTTCCGTAG